The window AACGATATCGGGCGAAACTCATCAAGTCAAGAAGATACGAGCTGGAATTGAGTAGGTACATCCATTTGAACCCGATCAGGGGAGGCTTGACAGATAACCTGGAGAAATATCTGTGGAGCAGTTTCAGAGCCTATGCCCTCAATGACAAAAACTCATCTGTTACAACAAGTCGACTTTTATCTTACTTTCTCTGTCCAAAACAGGACAATTACATCAACTTCGTTTTGTCAGCCAAACCAAATCTACTTAGCAATCATGTAAACCAGCAAAAGCAGCGAAAAATAAAAGAAATTGAACGAAAATCTACTGGAACATAAAAATCGTGACTATACCTTTTGGTAATTTGGTCGTTCCGCTAAGGGCTATTGGGGATTTATTGAAACGCCAGTAAAAGGAACTATCCAATCAATAAAATGATGAAAGCTTAAAGGATTAATTCTAGCTATTTAGTAGATTTTCTGGGTGTTAAGTACTGCTAAATATCAAATATATATTTCTGAAAAGTTATATTCTTCCACCTGAATGATATAATGTTCCTATATACCATTTTGAAATAGAGGGGTCGAAAATGCGAAAAATTTTACTTTATGTTTTGGCTTTTTTACTGGTTTTTTCAGCTTGGATTAGCCCTGCTGCTGCGGAGGGAGAGACAGGCTTGCCGACAGACTTGGTTAACAAACCTGCCAAGTTAACAGGAATTGAATTTGAGCCAAACGACGTAATTGACCATGCGAGTTCTATTGCGGTAAAGGATGGAGTTGAAGGCATCCTCCAGGATAAGTACGATGCCGATTTTTATAAAATTGACCTGCCTTATTCCGGAACCTTCAGATTTTATTCTGTTCTTGGAAAAGATTTTGATACTCATTACTTATACATGAAGCGGCATGAGTTGGGCCTGTACGATGCAAGTGGAAACGAGTTGGCAATAAGCAGCAATAAGACTATCTCGGATGACAGAGGCAATCTTTACTATGAATTTATAGAAGCAAGCCTGGAGAAAGGCTCCTATTATATCGCTGTTAAATCAAGAAATGGTGATGGGCCCGAACTTAAAAATACAGATTACATTCTCTTTAGTGAGGCAGACTTTGTTTCTGATTTAGAAGTTACCGGAATAACGCCTGACCTTGCATCGCCACAAATAGAGCGAAAGGCCATTACATTCAAGTCTTCCGCAAATAAACCTGGACTTCAGTACCAATATTCCATTGATGGAAAAGTTGTCAGGGACTTCAGTACTTCAAATACCTATACATGGACACCGACAACGCCGGGAGATTACATAGTAAAGGTGGCTGTGAGAGATCCAATACATAAAGAAGTGACTGCCGAAAAGGAAATTGCCTATTCAATCAAGGCATATGTTCCTGACTTCACCATTACGTCTTTAACACCAAATATTGCTTCACCATATGTGCCGAACAAAATTATCACGTATACTGCGGTTGCCAATAAAACCGGGCTCCAGTATCAGTTTTCAGTAAACGGTAAGGTTGTTCAGGCCTTTGGTTCAAAAACAACTTATGCCTGGAAACCGACTGCAATCGGCAAGTACACGATTAAAGTTGAAGCACGCCGTTCTCATTATCCAAATCGGATTATCAGCAAATCGGCTAGCTATGAAATTAAGGATCCGAACGTTTATATTACATCACTGAAGCCCAGCGCGGCTTCCCCATATCCTGTGAATTCAACAGTTAAATGGACAACTGCAGCCAAGGGAGTACAGCTGGAATATAGCTTTGCAGTTTATAAAAGCGGAACATGGAGAACTGTACAAAGTTACTCTTCTAAAAACTATTATTCTTGGAAACCGACTTCAGCCGGATCATATCAGGTAAAGGTAACTGTACGCAGCAAGGCGTCAGGAAAAACGGCCTCGAAGGCTGTTAGCTATACCGTTTTTACACCCGGGTATTTTTCTGCACCGACCTTGAAGGCGAATAAGGGGCTTCTTCAAAAAGAGGATACTGCGTTTACTTTTACAGCCAACTCATCTGGCAAGTATCTTGAATACAGATTCAGAGTCAATGGTGTTGTTAAAAAGAATTACTCCTCGAGTAAGACGTTCAGTTTTACACCGACGGCACGAGGAAAATACACAGTGACCGTTGATGTAAAGGTGAGGGGAACTTCTACTGTAAAATCGAAGACACTCACTCTTGATATTCGAGAATCTCCAAGCTATTACATGATATGGGTTTATGATTATAGTTACGATGTTGGAGCAATTAGGGTTTATAATAGCGGCCGCTTCAACCTTAAAGTTACGAAGTTTGAGGTTATAGAAAATGGGCGGGTAGTTTACAGTGAAAGTCCAAACTGGACTACGTATGCAGGTTATTATAGTGACTATTATTTTGATCCGGGCAAGCCTCTCTATAATATCTCCAACATTAGAGTTACCTATTATTATGATGGAATCAAGTACACTACAAATCTATATGCAAACTAAGTGCTGACAAAGAATTATAGACCTGGCTATATTGACAGGGAGAGGGGAAAAATGTGAGAAAAAAGAGGAGATTAGTAGCTATCCTGCTGGTGCTGCAATTATTGGTATTACCGCTTACAACGGCTGCAGAGGAAGGTGATGCAAAGCCGGCAGAGAATCAGCAGACAAGCCAAAGTGTAAGTAAAGATAATGTTAGTCCTTCAATTGGCAATAAGCTAAACTCTGCATTAAACACAGTTAGTGGACAAAATCCGAGGAAAATGAAGGAGCAGCAAGATTA is drawn from Bacillus sp. FJAT-18017 and contains these coding sequences:
- a CDS encoding triple tyrosine motif-containing protein, with product MRKILLYVLAFLLVFSAWISPAAAEGETGLPTDLVNKPAKLTGIEFEPNDVIDHASSIAVKDGVEGILQDKYDADFYKIDLPYSGTFRFYSVLGKDFDTHYLYMKRHELGLYDASGNELAISSNKTISDDRGNLYYEFIEASLEKGSYYIAVKSRNGDGPELKNTDYILFSEADFVSDLEVTGITPDLASPQIERKAITFKSSANKPGLQYQYSIDGKVVRDFSTSNTYTWTPTTPGDYIVKVAVRDPIHKEVTAEKEIAYSIKAYVPDFTITSLTPNIASPYVPNKIITYTAVANKTGLQYQFSVNGKVVQAFGSKTTYAWKPTAIGKYTIKVEARRSHYPNRIISKSASYEIKDPNVYITSLKPSAASPYPVNSTVKWTTAAKGVQLEYSFAVYKSGTWRTVQSYSSKNYYSWKPTSAGSYQVKVTVRSKASGKTASKAVSYTVFTPGYFSAPTLKANKGLLQKEDTAFTFTANSSGKYLEYRFRVNGVVKKNYSSSKTFSFTPTARGKYTVTVDVKVRGTSTVKSKTLTLDIRESPSYYMIWVYDYSYDVGAIRVYNSGRFNLKVTKFEVIENGRVVYSESPNWTTYAGYYSDYYFDPGKPLYNISNIRVTYYYDGIKYTTNLYAN